The sequence below is a genomic window from Gossypium hirsutum isolate 1008001.06 chromosome A11, Gossypium_hirsutum_v2.1, whole genome shotgun sequence.
GTCGTGACTAGTAGGTCACAACTTGAATTCTAACTaacaaaattatatatttctagtaaataatatttagtttttaattaatacaaattaattttattattaattgatttttatttagatttaattgcaTTGTTACTTAGTGAAACATACCAAAGAAAATTAACCAACCGATATTTAGTCGTTTGTTTAGGTCAATTAAGGCATACGTCAgtaaattagtttattaaatttaagttggTTAAATTATAAAATCCGACCCAATTAATTGAGAAAGTTGTTTGCTCTCACCTAAACACAAATAAGGATATatgaatttgaatatttgtatatGTTggttacaaaatatttataattgtaatatatttaaattgaaatttttgtgCTTTGGATATTcgaaaaaccattaaaaatcttatattaattttttagatttaaaaatttaacggataatagtatttaatttggatttttataataatagtaaGATGATTTGTGAATAATAAACTAATTGGTATATTGGTGGGCATATTGATATATACATATAGAGAGAAAGAGGTGATCATGAGTCGTGCCAGACCTCAAAAGAATTTTAGGTTCGTTTTTTAGGTTTGGACTTGACTTGGCCCATTTATATGGGCTTAAAGTTTTGACCAAGCTCGACTTggataaaaacactaaaatttaagtTCAACCCGACCGTActaaatgtttttatattattatttttatataaaaataaattttaaaatataatacatcaaatacactaaaaatattcaaagaaatgtttcctaacaaattgaaaataaattaaaaaagaattatttatacTAGCAAAATTGAAAAACCCGAGCAAAATGAATTAAGAaaagtgcaacttaacaagcaaatatttctaaaataacagcaaaattaacaataaaacaagagctATACAATTTTCAATCaataacaacaaaacaatagTAGTATAATAGCGAAATAACaccaaaataacaataaaaagcaattttttttgtcaaattcagGTTGAACCGAGCCCGAGTAGAAAAAACTTACTCAAGCTTAAACCCGTTTAGAAAATAGATATCTTTTTTTTGCCCAAACACactttcaaatttatattttattcaaattttcctatttttcatttcaaatgaACCTTCGGACTAAATCTGGTCACCGAGCCATGCAGGTTCTAACTACACTTATATCATATCCATCCATAAATAAAATGAATGCATCAAAAGGCCGATGCAcgaaaactcaataaatttgtCCAGCTTTTGAAATAATTATCCAATACATGTTTGTAACAATTAATTGAACATGGTTTTGCATGAACTTGCTCAAACAAAAAGAATAATACTAATAAATCATATCTTCAACCATATAAAGAAAGATAATATAGAATGACAAATATTAAGGTCACCACGCTAGGACAACGAGGATGAAGAATCCTCAACTTCCTAAGAGTGACCAGTGATATAACTCTTCTATTAGAAATTTACAGCCAGCAAATACTTTCACTCTAAAAAATTCACGTTGAACCCTTTTAGTGTATCAACTGATGTTGTTCTTTGAAGCCTAATCTGCTCTCTGAACTTGGCTATAAACTCACCAGCCTTCCTATCAACCTCATAAGTATCACTTCCTGCTACACTCGTAGTTCCAGACACGGTTACTTCATCTGACCTTTCTCGAAAATCTTCATCCTCTCTCTCCGACTCGGAATTCTCCGCAAAATCTTGGTTCCAGTTTCTGGAATATGTTGGGTTTGGCATGTAAGCATTACCTCCAAGATTCTGACTGTTGAACACAACCGAGGGATTACAATGTCCTAATTTTGGGCCACTTCCACCTTTGTAACCCTCAACCTCTTCAATTTCATCACATCCCTTTGTATGATTTCCCTGCTTCTCTCCGGCATCCCCAAACCCAATTATGGTAATGCCACTACCTCTAAAAGTTCGAACAGACTTCCCTCTTGAGGAAGCCTTGGAGGGAGCTATAGGCTTTGCATCAAATTTCAAGGGATAACTTGAGACCCTTTCTTGGTTGGttgatgaatcatcatccttttTGCTGTCACGGAATTCCTCCCATTCATCCTCAAAGCATTTCCTTGAGCGGGTTCCCAATAAGGAGCCATCACTATACTGCCGAGAATGCGATGCAATTAGTGGCTTCCGTCGTTTTGATGGTGAAGGCAGAGGAAAAGACTGGCTGGGATTCCTTTCCTTCAGTGATTCAATCATTTTGGATTTTGGAGGTTCTGAAGAACTGGGATGCGAGGGAGACAAGCTACTCGGTGAATGTGATTGGGAAGCGGAGTGTAAAGACTGTGATTTGAGTGATTGAAATTGAGATTCATCAACTGAGAGAGGCCTGAAATGAGAAGGGCGTGTGACACCACCACCGTCAAATCTTTGTCTCATCCTTCCTGATCTCCAACGCCAAGGTACCGGAGAACCCAAAGCACCACTCTTGTTCAACTGCCCCTCCAAATTTTCGCGAGTCAAATCAGTAAAGCTCCCATTTTCACTCTTATCGGAACTATCCGATGAATCCATCGCACTCGGACCCGAAGAATCACTCGATCCATTGCCAAATTCAGGACTCATAACCCTGGATTTTAAACTCCTAACAGGCAACCCCAAAGGTTTATCATCTCTAAACGAAATCAATTCACCATACTTTTCGACACCACAATGTGGTTGAGCCAGCACAACCGTGGGTTCCCCTTGGACATACTTTGAACTCCAAGCTTGAACAACATTTTCCTCGTAAGGGTTGTCAAAGCTACCATTTTTAACATTAAAACATCCAGCTTTACCCTGTCCACTACAGTACATGGAATGATCAAAACCATCTTCAAATATAGACGAAACATGGAACATTCCAGAAGCATGCGAGTGAGAATCATCAAGATTACCATTATCAATATATCTACGACCGAACAAGCCATAAGAAACAGCAATGCCAATGAACATAAGATGAAGAAGTTCCCAAAACTTGTTGAGTACTGTTTGGTTTATGAAATCTGGAGGTTGGGAAGGGAACAATGGGATTGCAATGAGTAAGAAAGCAAAAAACAGCAACTTACCCAGAAAGAGCGCGTAGTTATTACTATCATTGTTTCTGTATATGCTGTTGGCCCTTGTGAAGGGAGGATCTGAATCCGCCATTAATAAAGTACAGAAGCTTCTCTGCTTCAGCTTGTTTGTTGggtttctcttcttcttttggtAAGTGAAGTGAAAATGggggtttgtttgtttttttttttggggggggggggggacaTGTATTAAACAATACTTCGATTGATTGAAGGAAGGAAGACTTTGAAAGCAAGGAAGAAAATGGTCCGGTTGCAAAGAGAGTaaagttaaattattattatttttagaaaaacaaacGCAAGGAAAATAATGGTCCGGTTGCAAAGAGAGTAaaggtaaatttattttttttagaaaaactgCTGGCTTGCATTTATTTCAAAACATCAGGAATTAAAAAGTAATAACTATTGTCATGACCGTTGAGTTAAATGACCAGATTGGCCTACGTTGCATTGTCACTCCATGAGAGGAAAAAGGGCGACCCTTATGGGTCAAAGCGTAGGTGGACTTCGTTTGGAACGAAAtaaaaagaaaccttaattaaattGGGATGAACCCGTTGAAGCTCGTAAAATTGCACTCGAGGGCTCTGCTCCCGTGACCCCGGACGACCAATACAAAGATTTGACAATAAACCAAAAACAGATTTCCTTTTATATAATCACAGAAATACtaactttttttctattttggattTTGGCTTTGCAGACGGTGAATTGGATAGCTGTTCATAGGGCGTTGA
It includes:
- the LOC107910879 gene encoding uncharacterized protein; amino-acid sequence: MADSDPPFTRANSIYRNNDSNNYALFLGKLLFFAFLLIAIPLFPSQPPDFINQTVLNKFWELLHLMFIGIAVSYGLFGRRYIDNGNLDDSHSHASGMFHVSSIFEDGFDHSMYCSGQGKAGCFNVKNGSFDNPYEENVVQAWSSKYVQGEPTVVLAQPHCGVEKYGELISFRDDKPLGLPVRSLKSRVMSPEFGNGSSDSSGPSAMDSSDSSDKSENGSFTDLTRENLEGQLNKSGALGSPVPWRWRSGRMRQRFDGGGVTRPSHFRPLSVDESQFQSLKSQSLHSASQSHSPSSLSPSHPSSSEPPKSKMIESLKERNPSQSFPLPSPSKRRKPLIASHSRQYSDGSLLGTRSRKCFEDEWEEFRDSKKDDDSSTNQERVSSYPLKFDAKPIAPSKASSRGKSVRTFRGSGITIIGFGDAGEKQGNHTKGCDEIEEVEGYKGGSGPKLGHCNPSVVFNSQNLGGNAYMPNPTYSRNWNQDFAENSESEREDEDFRERSDEVTVSGTTSVAGSDTYEVDRKAGEFIAKFREQIRLQRTTSIDTLKGFNVNFLE